Part of the Rissa tridactyla isolate bRisTri1 chromosome 3, bRisTri1.patW.cur.20221130, whole genome shotgun sequence genome, AATACACTGGCTGGATGAACCAGTGACCTCTTCTATGACCACAATAGCTGTGGTAGAAGGGTGGGCAGAAAGAGCTTGCAACTACATGTCTTCTCCATGTTCTTATCAAGAAAGCTTTAATCATTAATGGAGATGTGAGACAAGGCTGGAGTCACCTTGTTGAGGATGACTCCAGAGGGAAGGCTCTCTCTTACACTTTAAATCATAGCATACTGTCCTACACTGATGTCTCAGAGCCTCGGGTACCTGTGCAGCATCATTGAGACTGACCTTGCCGAAACCCAAGTCAGACATCTTCAGCTTTCCCGCACAGCTAACCCCTTTGCAAAACACGGTTTTGCGTTTCCTTTCGCTTGCCATCATGCACCCATTGAGCACACAAGCTGTACTTCAGGagcaaggagcagaaaagcaTCGCTCCAAGAGGCTACCAGGCAATGCTGGGATAAAATGTTCCATAGGATGACCAACATCATCTCCGTTATACATCTTTTTTGGTAGTGTTGGAATGAGATCTTTGTTTAATGCACAGGAGCGGCATAGCTTCAGCAGTTATACAGCTATTTTGTGTGCTCTGGGAAAGGGGACATCAACAGATTGCAAAATTGGGGAAGTCTCTCTGGACGCTGCAAACAAACAACATGTTACGTAACTGGGCCTTTTGGGAACTGGAGGAAGGTCTTCTCCAGAAGATCAGGGCCCTCCCAGTGCTTTCTAATTTTACTGGGACTTACCAGCAAGCCAGCCCTCTAAAAATAGAGGCTTGTACACAGTTTTCTTTCATCctcctgtccccctgcactgcccTACGTTTGTTGTTAGTGCCCCAGAAAAACACATTGTACTCAATTTTCTCAAGCTGATTGATATGGACTAGAATGGCAGAGCTGAAGAGGcactaaagacctttagaaaggGCAGCAAAGCCACCTCTTGGCCAGCAGACCATGGGAAAACCTGAAGTTTTAGAACTTTATTGAATCGAATGCGCTGGGGAATTGCAGCATTCTACATAGCTGTGATTTAGCTGAAGCATAGCACTAACAAGCAATGACAGAGCAAACAGGCTCTACAATCCACATATTGTGCTAGCACATCTTCTCTATTCACATTACAGCAAATTCTTCCAAGGGAGGATGCCTCTAAGCAGCACCTGAATTTCAGGACCACACCACCTTTGTGCTGCAAGGCTGTCCTCAACTTGTGCCCAGGCAAACACGGACCTGCAGGAAATCTTCCGCAAGTCACATTGTACCATCCAACACCTGAACATGGACTGCAGCAGCTAAGTTTTAGATGAATACCCACTGCCTTCCAGGCACATGAAGACGTTGCCATTTGTACAATTGGTTTCATCCTTCTCCCAGAAAAATAAGGTATGTGCATGTCTTCTCCCACCTGAACGGAGCAAGCCCCTTGGTCAACATATGGCCCTGCAGTTGCCATCTCCTCCCACCCCGTTCCCAAGCCCTTACTTGTACAAAGCTGTGAACTCCTAAAGTGGTGCTTCCCATGTACCGTCCCTCCCTGCGAGTCCAGGGAGAGATAGTTTAAAGGCAATAGAGAGAGGACGGCAATGCCCTGgcatctgcacagaaaaaaacacacttggGTTTCTAAGAAAGCCGTTTTCCCTCGTTTCTTGCTTGCTGTGCACATGCTGAGAGCCAGTAAGAAGGACGAGGAGCCTTGCTGCCGTGGGGAGGGCAGACCGTCACGCCCTGGggggccaggcagcagctccagcaggatGCGGTCAGCCCATTTCCAGCACACCCCTCGGTTACTGGGCTGTTGGCAAAAGTCAGCAGTGCAGGAAAGGCCTCCAGCAGAGGCACAGCACAGCGGGCCCCAGAGAAATGCCGTCCCACTGCAAGCCCCACATCATGGGCTGAGGACCAACAGGCAGTGCCGATACAGGCGACACTACCTGTCTTTATTGAAGGACAGTACAGAGATCCCGGCCAGAGTGACAGATCCAAGATAGGGGGGAAGCGCAAGCCCCATCTGAGCGCAGTCGCAGAGCCCGCGGCCATGTGTTTGGCCTGCCGTGTAAACATGTCACATCCCAGGGGAACTGATATCAAACGTCAAAGTCTTCCTGCCAGTAGCCCAGTTTTGCTAGTGCAGAGTGACCTGGTTAGAACGTAAAGAGCCTTTGGGGGATATCCTTACAGCCTAGTTCATTGCATCTCTGCAGCCAActccctccttctcccaaaatgaaaaaaaataataatcaaataaCTCCATTCCTCTCTACTACAGTTATCATTCAGGAGACAGAATAAATGGCTTATCGTGTGCTCTTGACCCTTGTGTGAACAAGATGCATGTTCTGGCCTCCAGATTGCTGTAGCTATGAAGTTTTTGCTCAGTTCTTCCCAAGAAGTCAAAACCCCAACTGGTCTAATACCCTGCCTGAGAACCacaaatcacttttttctttccccctactTCAAGAAGTTTTATGATTCCCCAGTTTGCTTCATTCTCCCTGTGCGCACGAGCAGATACAAGTAACAGACAGAACATAAGGCCCACTCTCGGCACTCATCGTGGGTCTGTCTCAGCTCCTAAGAGACCAGTTGTTTGATATCCAACACCCAAGCCAACATTTAGCTCTCCCTTGACACAGCAATGCCTTTTATCAGTGACTGCTCCCAGTTCTACGCAGTGGTTCCGTGCTACAGAATCTACTGTTGGTGGGGACTGATCTACAGACACAGACTTCACTGTAGGAAGAGCCTGAGACTGGAACAATGCAACTTCCAATGTTTGCTCCTCCCAGAGCCCCAAATGGGCAAGGAAATATCTTCATGACATACCCAAGGATAGATGTTTTCTATCATGATTTACAGCGCTAATTTATATTCTCCATATAATGTAATAAACAAGGCTACAGCACTAACAATTTTTCCACCATCGACCTAGCAACGCTCAGGAGTAGCCTCCAACAGCTTTCAGCCTCTTTTATATTTGCAAGCAGCCAAATACATTTGCAGTTGCATCCTAACTATGAGGCTTCTCTGCATGACAATACTTTTTCAGGACATGCATTGCACAATGATCCAGGCCTGCAGCCTTTAGGGGAGGAGGAGGCGCAATGACCTTCACGAAAGCCCTGAACAGAGCTGTGGCCCAGTCCCAGAGGACCTGACTCTCAACAGGCAAGGGGAAGTAGGTACTGCAATTCATACACTCAGTTTAGTCCCTTCGCAAGACAGGTCCTTATGAATGACCAGTAACTGTGAGCTCGGATTTGttctctgctccactgtggagcTGAGCCTATAGAGATCTGCTCAGCGCGTGGGGAGGGTGTGGGAAGCTGGGCTCACAAACGAGTCCCACCTCCCTGCCGCTGGAAGGGTGGAGTGCCCCTGAGCAGGCATCACTCTCTGTCTGTTAGCAAGGCAGGAACACGGTATTGCAGGCTCCCCAAAGCACATAAGGCCATTCATGCCTTACTGCAATGCGCCGGCACCCAAACACCTCCAGTGCAGCTCTGGGTGCCATGTGCATTTAATTTCATGAGAATCAGAGACTGTAAGTAACAAACAAAACCTCCACTTACACTATCTCATCGTTCTGGAACTCCAGCTCCCCACAGGTGTCTTCAAAGTCCTCTCCTCCACCTTTGGCTGAGCCTTCAATGGTTTTGTAGGGCACAATAACATTTCCTCGTGCACCAGAGGTTCGCAACACTTTCACTTCCATGGTCCCCACACTTTCACTGACGTGCGTTACTGGCTCCTCAAAGGTGAAGATGCCAGCATGGTCATCATCAAAGATGGTGACGGTGGCAGTAGATGGTGATCCCAGGCAGGCAAGTGTTGAGGCACGACTGGTCTCAAGAATGCCCTCATCTGAGGCCTCAGTGCTCACGCGGACGTTGCTGAGATGGACCAGGAAGTTCTCATCCTCCTCAAATATGTCATCATCGATTATGCCAACACGAATTTCCTTCTGGGTCTCTCCAGGCTTGAAGACCACTGTCCCTTCAGTGAACTCATAGTCAGAGCCAGCATTGGCTGTCCCATCCTCTGTCCGGAAGTCAACGTACACTGTATTGGTCAAGTCACCTCCCCGTCGAATGATGGTCAGGGCGACAGTGCCACAGTTCTCCAGACACTGATAGGTACCCTGCTCAAAGTAGAGCTTGCTGATGGGATCATTTTCTGCCACCTCACTGTTGACCTCATGCATGCTGACCGCTTTGCGGGCCTGGTCTGCAGCATGTCTCTTCAAGATGTTGCCAGCTCCCGTCATGAGCCGAGTGGCCTGAATGCGGTAAAAGGCCCTGCTCTTCTGTTGCTGGCTCAGGACCTGGTAGTTGGCCAACTCTATAAGCTGTTCAATTTCCTTGTCGgggtgcttttgtttcagctcctTCAGGATCCGAgccatttccctcctggcttccTCATCGTCCTGGTCTTTCTCATCCACTTCCAACACCAATGTCCCATCCAGAAAGTTCTCTACGTGAGAATTAGCAACCTTTCCATCCATCTCGATATCAGCTTTGGAGGAGGGCCGGTCACCCTCATGCTCAATGATCATGCCTCTCTGCTTGCCAGCTCGGTATTTCTTGTAGACGTACTTGTAAAACAAAAGCCTCCTGTCAGCTATCCAGGCAAACACCACACAGatagggaagaagaagaaggtgaGCAAGCCTTCCCAAACCTCCACAATCCCAGGCGAAGATACAGATAAAATAATGTAAAGCCAAGTGTAGGCAaagatgctccaggctgctgtaACAAAAAACACTCTCAAGTGCTTGATCTTCCTTATCTCGCCGTCTGGAACAACGTAAACACAGATCGCAATGATGACAAACATGTTAAACGCAGCACTCCCCACAATTGTGCTTGGCCCCAAGTCCCCTGCCGTGAAGCCATGGCCACACACTTCAATAACAGACAGGAGGATCTCGGGGGCAGATGAGCCCAAGGCCATCAGTGTGAGGTTGGAAACGGTCTCATTCCAGATCCTCACTGTGGTTTTGCTGGTCTCGCCGTTGGGCTTCTTGATGGTTATTTCCCGCTCTTGGGATGTAATGACTTCGATGGAGGACATGAATCGGTCAGCTATGATAGATACTCCCAGGAACATGTACACCATCGCTACAAAATACACTGTTGCCCGAGCGATTTTGTCACCAAATGAGGGGTCTTGGGGTTCCCATATTGGTAAAATAACACCCTTTTTGCAGATGTATGAGCCAGTGCACTCCTCGGTGTCGTTCACAGGCAATTCGCTGGGGCTCTCCGCGTGTGTGCCGTCTGCATGGAAAAGCAACACCAGCACAACACTCAGGAGTTGGAAGCTCAGTGGGAAGGTGGGTGGGTGAGTTGCTCGCGACATGGCCGCTTCCACTGAACAGGTCCCAAACGTCCTCAAGCTGcagagacaaaaggaaaaatgcattaaGTGAGGCCGACCAGAGATAACGGATTTTCCTCTGCACCCTCTTTATTTCCCATCTTTCCCAAACACATAATCAAGTTACCCTGTTACTCAAGAAGACCCATTTATTTGTTGTGATTACTGCAGCTTTCCATGTACAAATCTTCTGGTTCAGCTATCTGAACAAGGACAGATTCAGGTGCTACCAGTGGGCAAGCATCTACCCCTTTAGCTACTATGATGTTTAATGCCACTTTCTTTCTCTTCGCTGAAAGCCTATTTCTTCAATTGCATTTTCTCGTTTCTCATCTAATTAAAGCCCATCATTCTGCTTCACAGCTGGCAGAAGCGTTTCCCATTTCAAAATTACAGTGCACTCACTCACTGGAGTTCAGGGTAAGAgcaggagaggacagagaaataTATTATTCccccaacatttttaaaaaatatttttatacttgcCACTACAAACTACATATTTCACAGCCTTTTCTTGCTCAGAGTCCTCCCAAGCATCTACTCCACATCCGAAATCTGCACGAAGCATGCCCAGGCCCTGGCAAAACCTTATTCTTAACAGCAACTTGGTCATAAGGCACACCAGAAGGGCAGTCATTAATTAAAGATTTTGGAGCCATTCCTTCCACAGTGCATCACTTTGCACCTTCCTGAAACTGGAAAGAGCCCCATATGCATCCAAGCCTGGCTCTCTTGGCATGCTTCAAGAGGAAACCTGTCCCTGCGCTCTTTTCCCACTAGGTCAGCTTTGACGGCTTCCCCTTCAAGGGCCTTTCTCACTCCATTTACAACATCAGTCATCAGGCATGACAGCAGTACTTGCCCTTGTCCTGCCTCAGGATTTTCCAGCAGTGTAGAGGAGCTGTTAAAGAGGTTTGCAGTTAGTTAACAGTGCATAAACCGACAGAACACATGCCTTTAAGTACATAGAGATGCTTAGTGCAAAAACCTGAGCATGCTCAGTGTTACATTCTCAATTTTACTAGCCAATAAAAGGCAGTTTCCTAGTTATTAAAGCTATATTTTCTCCTCAAGGAGAGCCTTTGCCATACTACGCTTCTCCATTCCAAGTTAATTTAATCACACAGtacttaaaaatgtttctgggaagagaggaaaatgagTATGTCGATACCTTTACTTTGCTGAAGAATACAAAAGGCTGAACTGGTTTTGCTCataaaaaaaccataaaccataaagaaaaaatgaaaaaaaaaaaaaagagcccagcCATGAAAGATTTCAACTTCTAAGAGAAGGATGGTGTTCCCAGGTCCATAGCAGAGATGGGACACAAGCAGGAGACCCAGTCAATGCCTCCCGACGCCCAGCCGCAGCAACGCCTGGCAGGTCTCACCCCACCATTTGCCATCTGCAGGGTCTCCAGCAAACACAGCTGCATGCACTGGGAGACACAGACCAACCCATCCGTGCTAAAGGCTGCATACAGCGACAGCATCCCAGCTGTCACCCGGGCCCGGTCATAGCGAGCGTGACCCAAGCAGGATGGCTAAGCAcacctcccctcttcctcctgaaAGAGGGGCTTGTTTCACGGCACAGCTGGGAACCGGGCTGGCTCTCCAGGCACGCAGCAGCTACACATGCTGCAGTCATtgctttgagggtgccagagcactggaacaggctgcttagagaggttgtggagtttccttctctggagatattcaaaacacacctggacatgttcctgtctgacctgctctaggtgacactGATTTGGCAGGTGGGGTGGCATAGATGACCTccgaaggttccttccaacccctaccactctgtgattctgtgatctgtgatTCTGACATCTGTGATTGCTGGCTGCAAAAGTACAGCCAGGCAGGAGCTCCTGGGGAGAAGCATTGACCCTCCTGAACAGGGACACACCAATGCCTTCTTGAAGAGAAGCACCTGGTCACCACCACCCATCTCCTCATCCCCCATGACACAGAAATCACCTCTCCTCATTAGGGCAGGGACATATTgtgcagggacagggctgcacGCAAGTGAAGAAATGTCTGGAGGAAGCAATGGGTACCATCCTGCAGCCACGTTATGGGATCGACTTCACAAAGAGGCGTTGTAATGATGGATTAAAGCCCTCTCCTCCATTTGCCTTTATTTAAGGATGCTGTAGTAGGATTATTGGGCTGGAAGAATAATACTGAGAATTTATCaaga contains:
- the SLC8A1 gene encoding sodium/calcium exchanger 1 isoform X5 → MSRATHPPTFPLSFQLLSVVLVLLFHADGTHAESPSELPVNDTEECTGSYICKKGVILPIWEPQDPSFGDKIARATVYFVAMVYMFLGVSIIADRFMSSIEVITSQEREITIKKPNGETSKTTVRIWNETVSNLTLMALGSSAPEILLSVIEVCGHGFTAGDLGPSTIVGSAAFNMFVIIAICVYVVPDGEIRKIKHLRVFFVTAAWSIFAYTWLYIILSVSSPGIVEVWEGLLTFFFFPICVVFAWIADRRLLFYKYVYKKYRAGKQRGMIIEHEGDRPSSKADIEMDGKVANSHVENFLDGTLVLEVDEKDQDDEEARREMARILKELKQKHPDKEIEQLIELANYQVLSQQQKSRAFYRIQATRLMTGAGNILKRHAADQARKAVSMHEVNSEVAENDPISKLYFEQGTYQCLENCGTVALTIIRRGGDLTNTVYVDFRTEDGTANAGSDYEFTEGTVVFKPGETQKEIRVGIIDDDIFEEDENFLVHLSNVRVSTEASDEGILETSRASTLACLGSPSTATVTIFDDDHAGIFTFEEPVTHVSESVGTMEVKVLRTSGARGNVIVPYKTIEGSAKGGGEDFEDTCGELEFQNDEIVKTISIKVIDDEEYEKNKTFYLEIGEPRLVEMSEKKALLLNELGGFTITGKLWKGKPIFRKVQARDHPLPCTVVTIQEENEEKQPLTSKEEEERRIAEMGRPVLGEHTKLEIIIEESYEFKNTVDKLIKKTNLALVVGTNSWREQFIEAITVSAGEDDDDDECGEEKLPSCFDYVMHFLTVFWKVLFAFVPPTDYWNGWACFVVSILMIGLLTAFIGDLASHFGCTIGLKDSVTAVVFVALGTSVPDTFASKVAATQDQYADASIGNVTGSNAVNVFLGIGVAWSIAAIYHAAHGQAFQVSPGTLAFSVTLFTIFAFISVGVLLYRRRPEIGGELGGPRTSKLLTTSLFILLWLLYIFFSSLEAYCHIKGF
- the SLC8A1 gene encoding sodium/calcium exchanger 1 isoform X2; this translates as MLSRPRRRPLLPPASLRTFGTCSVEAAMSRATHPPTFPLSFQLLSVVLVLLFHADGTHAESPSELPVNDTEECTGSYICKKGVILPIWEPQDPSFGDKIARATVYFVAMVYMFLGVSIIADRFMSSIEVITSQEREITIKKPNGETSKTTVRIWNETVSNLTLMALGSSAPEILLSVIEVCGHGFTAGDLGPSTIVGSAAFNMFVIIAICVYVVPDGEIRKIKHLRVFFVTAAWSIFAYTWLYIILSVSSPGIVEVWEGLLTFFFFPICVVFAWIADRRLLFYKYVYKKYRAGKQRGMIIEHEGDRPSSKADIEMDGKVANSHVENFLDGTLVLEVDEKDQDDEEARREMARILKELKQKHPDKEIEQLIELANYQVLSQQQKSRAFYRIQATRLMTGAGNILKRHAADQARKAVSMHEVNSEVAENDPISKLYFEQGTYQCLENCGTVALTIIRRGGDLTNTVYVDFRTEDGTANAGSDYEFTEGTVVFKPGETQKEIRVGIIDDDIFEEDENFLVHLSNVRVSTEASDEGILETSRASTLACLGSPSTATVTIFDDDHAGIFTFEEPVTHVSESVGTMEVKVLRTSGARGNVIVPYKTIEGSAKGGGEDFEDTCGELEFQNDEIVKTISIKVIDDEEYEKNKTFYLEIGEPRLVEMSEKKALLLNELGGFTITGKLWKGKPIFRKVQARDHPLPCTVVTIQEENEEKQPLTSKEEEERRIAEMGRPVLGEHTKLEIIIEESYEFKNTVDKLIKKTNLALVVGTNSWREQFIEAITVSAGEDDDDDECGEEKLPSCFDYVMHFLTVFWKVLFAFVPPTDYWNGWACFVVSILMIGLLTAFIGDLASHFGCTIGLKDSVTAVVFVALGTSVPDTFASKVAATQDQYADASIGNVTGSNAVNVFLGIGVAWSIAAIYHAAHGQAFQVSPGTLAFSVTLFTIFAFISVGVLLYRRRPEIGGELGGPRTSKLLTTSLFILLWLLYIFFSSLEAYCHIKGF
- the SLC8A1 gene encoding sodium/calcium exchanger 1 isoform X3, encoding MRAFFHSALPTTAETRLGLRTFGTCSVEAAMSRATHPPTFPLSFQLLSVVLVLLFHADGTHAESPSELPVNDTEECTGSYICKKGVILPIWEPQDPSFGDKIARATVYFVAMVYMFLGVSIIADRFMSSIEVITSQEREITIKKPNGETSKTTVRIWNETVSNLTLMALGSSAPEILLSVIEVCGHGFTAGDLGPSTIVGSAAFNMFVIIAICVYVVPDGEIRKIKHLRVFFVTAAWSIFAYTWLYIILSVSSPGIVEVWEGLLTFFFFPICVVFAWIADRRLLFYKYVYKKYRAGKQRGMIIEHEGDRPSSKADIEMDGKVANSHVENFLDGTLVLEVDEKDQDDEEARREMARILKELKQKHPDKEIEQLIELANYQVLSQQQKSRAFYRIQATRLMTGAGNILKRHAADQARKAVSMHEVNSEVAENDPISKLYFEQGTYQCLENCGTVALTIIRRGGDLTNTVYVDFRTEDGTANAGSDYEFTEGTVVFKPGETQKEIRVGIIDDDIFEEDENFLVHLSNVRVSTEASDEGILETSRASTLACLGSPSTATVTIFDDDHAGIFTFEEPVTHVSESVGTMEVKVLRTSGARGNVIVPYKTIEGSAKGGGEDFEDTCGELEFQNDEIVKFITLRVLDREEYEKECSFFLVLGDPVWLRRGVKGGFTITGKLWKGKPIFRKVQARDHPLPCTVVTIQEENEEKQPLTSKEEEERRIAEMGRPVLGEHTKLEIIIEESYEFKNTVDKLIKKTNLALVVGTNSWREQFIEAITVSAGEDDDDDECGEEKLPSCFDYVMHFLTVFWKVLFAFVPPTDYWNGWACFVVSILMIGLLTAFIGDLASHFGCTIGLKDSVTAVVFVALGTSVPDTFASKVAATQDQYADASIGNVTGSNAVNVFLGIGVAWSIAAIYHAAHGQAFQVSPGTLAFSVTLFTIFAFISVGVLLYRRRPEIGGELGGPRTSKLLTTSLFILLWLLYIFFSSLEAYCHIKGF
- the SLC8A1 gene encoding sodium/calcium exchanger 1 isoform X7, translated to MRAFFHSALPTTAETRLGLRTFGTCSVEAAMSRATHPPTFPLSFQLLSVVLVLLFHADGTHAESPSELPVNDTEECTGSYICKKGVILPIWEPQDPSFGDKIARATVYFVAMVYMFLGVSIIADRFMSSIEVITSQEREITIKKPNGETSKTTVRIWNETVSNLTLMALGSSAPEILLSVIEVCGHGFTAGDLGPSTIVGSAAFNMFVIIAICVYVVPDGEIRKIKHLRVFFVTAAWSIFAYTWLYIILSVSSPGIVEVWEGLLTFFFFPICVVFAWIADRRLLFYKYVYKKYRAGKQRGMIIEHEGDRPSSKADIEMDGKVANSHVENFLDGTLVLEVDEKDQDDEEARREMARILKELKQKHPDKEIEQLIELANYQVLSQQQKSRAFYRIQATRLMTGAGNILKRHAADQARKAVSMHEVNSEVAENDPISKLYFEQGTYQCLENCGTVALTIIRRGGDLTNTVYVDFRTEDGTANAGSDYEFTEGTVVFKPGETQKEIRVGIIDDDIFEEDENFLVHLSNVRVSTEASDEGILETSRASTLACLGSPSTATVTIFDDDHAGIFTFEEPVTHVSESVGTMEVKVLRTSGARGNVIVPYKTIEGSAKGGGEDFEDTCGELEFQNDEIVKFITLRVLDREEYEKECSFFLVLGDPVWLRRGVKEENEEKQPLTSKEEEERRIAEMGRPVLGEHTKLEIIIEESYEFKNTVDKLIKKTNLALVVGTNSWREQFIEAITVSAGEDDDDDECGEEKLPSCFDYVMHFLTVFWKVLFAFVPPTDYWNGWACFVVSILMIGLLTAFIGDLASHFGCTIGLKDSVTAVVFVALGTSVPDTFASKVAATQDQYADASIGNVTGSNAVNVFLGIGVAWSIAAIYHAAHGQAFQVSPGTLAFSVTLFTIFAFISVGVLLYRRRPEIGGELGGPRTSKLLTTSLFILLWLLYIFFSSLEAYCHIKGF
- the SLC8A1 gene encoding sodium/calcium exchanger 1 isoform X1, which encodes MRAFFHSALPTTAETRLGLRTFGTCSVEAAMSRATHPPTFPLSFQLLSVVLVLLFHADGTHAESPSELPVNDTEECTGSYICKKGVILPIWEPQDPSFGDKIARATVYFVAMVYMFLGVSIIADRFMSSIEVITSQEREITIKKPNGETSKTTVRIWNETVSNLTLMALGSSAPEILLSVIEVCGHGFTAGDLGPSTIVGSAAFNMFVIIAICVYVVPDGEIRKIKHLRVFFVTAAWSIFAYTWLYIILSVSSPGIVEVWEGLLTFFFFPICVVFAWIADRRLLFYKYVYKKYRAGKQRGMIIEHEGDRPSSKADIEMDGKVANSHVENFLDGTLVLEVDEKDQDDEEARREMARILKELKQKHPDKEIEQLIELANYQVLSQQQKSRAFYRIQATRLMTGAGNILKRHAADQARKAVSMHEVNSEVAENDPISKLYFEQGTYQCLENCGTVALTIIRRGGDLTNTVYVDFRTEDGTANAGSDYEFTEGTVVFKPGETQKEIRVGIIDDDIFEEDENFLVHLSNVRVSTEASDEGILETSRASTLACLGSPSTATVTIFDDDHAGIFTFEEPVTHVSESVGTMEVKVLRTSGARGNVIVPYKTIEGSAKGGGEDFEDTCGELEFQNDEIVKTISIKVIDDEEYEKNKTFYLEIGEPRLVEMSEKKALLLNELGGFTITGKLWKGKPIFRKVQARDHPLPCTVVTIQEENEEKQPLTSKEEEERRIAEMGRPVLGEHTKLEIIIEESYEFKNTVDKLIKKTNLALVVGTNSWREQFIEAITVSAGEDDDDDECGEEKLPSCFDYVMHFLTVFWKVLFAFVPPTDYWNGWACFVVSILMIGLLTAFIGDLASHFGCTIGLKDSVTAVVFVALGTSVPDTFASKVAATQDQYADASIGNVTGSNAVNVFLGIGVAWSIAAIYHAAHGQAFQVSPGTLAFSVTLFTIFAFISVGVLLYRRRPEIGGELGGPRTSKLLTTSLFILLWLLYIFFSSLEAYCHIKGF
- the SLC8A1 gene encoding sodium/calcium exchanger 1 isoform X6, producing MRAFFHSALPTTAETRLGLRTFGTCSVEAAMSRATHPPTFPLSFQLLSVVLVLLFHADGTHAESPSELPVNDTEECTGSYICKKGVILPIWEPQDPSFGDKIARATVYFVAMVYMFLGVSIIADRFMSSIEVITSQEREITIKKPNGETSKTTVRIWNETVSNLTLMALGSSAPEILLSVIEVCGHGFTAGDLGPSTIVGSAAFNMFVIIAICVYVVPDGEIRKIKHLRVFFVTAAWSIFAYTWLYIILSVSSPGIVEVWEGLLTFFFFPICVVFAWIADRRLLFYKYVYKKYRAGKQRGMIIEHEGDRPSSKADIEMDGKVANSHVENFLDGTLVLEVDEKDQDDEEARREMARILKELKQKHPDKEIEQLIELANYQVLSQQQKSRAFYRIQATRLMTGAGNILKRHAADQARKAVSMHEVNSEVAENDPISKLYFEQGTYQCLENCGTVALTIIRRGGDLTNTVYVDFRTEDGTANAGSDYEFTEGTVVFKPGETQKEIRVGIIDDDIFEEDENFLVHLSNVRVSTEASDEGILETSRASTLACLGSPSTATVTIFDDDHAGIFTFEEPVTHVSESVGTMEVKVLRTSGARGNVIVPYKTIEGSAKGGGEDFEDTCGELEFQNDEIVKFITLRVLDREEYEKECSFFLVLGDPVWLRRGVKGGFTITEENEEKQPLTSKEEEERRIAEMGRPVLGEHTKLEIIIEESYEFKNTVDKLIKKTNLALVVGTNSWREQFIEAITVSAGEDDDDDECGEEKLPSCFDYVMHFLTVFWKVLFAFVPPTDYWNGWACFVVSILMIGLLTAFIGDLASHFGCTIGLKDSVTAVVFVALGTSVPDTFASKVAATQDQYADASIGNVTGSNAVNVFLGIGVAWSIAAIYHAAHGQAFQVSPGTLAFSVTLFTIFAFISVGVLLYRRRPEIGGELGGPRTSKLLTTSLFILLWLLYIFFSSLEAYCHIKGF
- the SLC8A1 gene encoding sodium/calcium exchanger 1 isoform X4 yields the protein MRAFFHSALPTTAETRLGLRTFGTCSVEAAMSRATHPPTFPLSFQLLSVVLVLLFHADGTHAESPSELPVNDTEECTGSYICKKGVILPIWEPQDPSFGDKIARATVYFVAMVYMFLGVSIIADRFMSSIEVITSQEREITIKKPNGETSKTTVRIWNETVSNLTLMALGSSAPEILLSVIEVCGHGFTAGDLGPSTIVGSAAFNMFVIIAICVYVVPDGEIRKIKHLRVFFVTAAWSIFAYTWLYIILSVSSPGIVEVWEGLLTFFFFPICVVFAWIADRRLLFYKYVYKKYRAGKQRGMIIEHEGDRPSSKADIEMDGKVANSHVENFLDGTLVLEVDEKDQDDEEARREMARILKELKQKHPDKEIEQLIELANYQVLSQQQKSRAFYRIQATRLMTGAGNILKRHAADQARKAVSMHEVNSEVAENDPISKLYFEQGTYQCLENCGTVALTIIRRGGDLTNTVYVDFRTEDGTANAGSDYEFTEGTVVFKPGETQKEIRVGIIDDDIFEEDENFLVHLSNVRVSTEASDEGILETSRASTLACLGSPSTATVTIFDDDHAGIFTFEEPVTHVSESVGTMEVKVLRTSGARGNVIVPYKTIEGSAKGGGEDFEDTCGELEFQNDEIVKTISIKVIDDEEYEKNKTFYLEIGEPRLVEMSEKKALLLNELGGFTITEENEEKQPLTSKEEEERRIAEMGRPVLGEHTKLEIIIEESYEFKNTVDKLIKKTNLALVVGTNSWREQFIEAITVSAGEDDDDDECGEEKLPSCFDYVMHFLTVFWKVLFAFVPPTDYWNGWACFVVSILMIGLLTAFIGDLASHFGCTIGLKDSVTAVVFVALGTSVPDTFASKVAATQDQYADASIGNVTGSNAVNVFLGIGVAWSIAAIYHAAHGQAFQVSPGTLAFSVTLFTIFAFISVGVLLYRRRPEIGGELGGPRTSKLLTTSLFILLWLLYIFFSSLEAYCHIKGF